From a region of the Alosa sapidissima isolate fAloSap1 chromosome 9, fAloSap1.pri, whole genome shotgun sequence genome:
- the LOC121719777 gene encoding NACHT, LRR and PYD domains-containing protein 3-like isoform X3 — MEDPFSGTCVSEDQGAKYEALSPKQQKRAPSPVPSGVSMKSDWSKNDPINFGQGTFHDEERLQADQQSTRTDSTAQQTLGQRLTLEEQRVQFAHKKYLEVKCRCLIEGISQQRTPRVLNEIYTELYITKGGTGEVNDEHEVRWIERKSWKDAPQGKPIKCNDIFKHSDERSKQIRTVLTKGVAGIGKTVSVQKFILDWAEGKANEDIHFIFPIPFRVLNLMSQRNLSLMDLIHQLFTETRHLTATTLLGNDDHKVLFIFDGLDEYRLSLDFQNNKICHDVTEPTSVDVLLTNLIKGNLLPSALLWATSRPAASSQIPSECIDQLTEVRGFTGPQREEYFRKRISDENLAHRTITHLRSSRSLYIMCHIPVLCCLTATVLERMLSNVENGEAPRTLTQIYTRFLSIQIDIKKEKYTEKDKDDDMIFKLGKLAFEQLEKGNLIFYEADLKECGIDVTEASVYSGLCTQIFREELSLHYGKVFCFVHLSIQEYLAALYVLLCFGRNIPAKLQPSQLLALFQAPTLFDLHKATVDLAMQNENGHLDLFLRFLLGLSLDSNRALLQNFLPETWGQYHKSDQTVQYIKQQIRKNPSALLENSKYSRSSSVRMINLFYSLNELNHHAVVEFIDKASGSGTVTVVMLLSGEWNTRKFVFKVSEEELDDFDLQKYIKSPEKDLTEFLSPDEVLQRLPPLVTASMSADLVNSKLSEKSCASLASALRSESSDLKELKLNGNELKDSGLKVLCSALSHQNCKLVKLELIGCKLSERSCSYMASALTSSSSSLRELNLSGNDLLDSGVKHLCTALCNPNCKLETLWLFNSKLTQDSCACLASALSSNSSSLTVLNLRYNKLRASDVELLSALEKNPNCKLKTLRWKY, encoded by the exons ATGGAAGATCCTTTCTCAGGCACATGTGTCTCTGAGGATCAAGGTGCTAAATATGAAGCTTTAAG CCCTAAGCAGCAGAAGCGGGCACCCTCACCTGTACCCAGCGGTGTTTCTATGAAGAGTGATTGGTCAAAGAATGATCCAATCAACTTCGGACAGGGAACCTTTCACGATGAAGAGAG GTTGCAAGCAGACCAGCAGTCCACGAGGACAGACAGTACAGCACAACAAACTTTGGGTCAAAG GCTCACACTGGAGGAGCAAAGAGTCCAGTTTGCCCATAAAAAATATCTGGAAGTCAAATGTCGGTGTCTGATTGAGGGAATCTCACAGCAGAGAACCCCCAGGGTCCTCAATGAGATCTATACTGAGCTCTACATCACAAAAGGGGGAACAGGGGAGGTCAATGATGAACATGAAGTCAGATGGATTGAGAGAAAATCCTGGAAAGATGCACCACAAGGCAAACCAATCAAATGCAATGATATCTTCAAACACTCTGATGAGCGAAGCAAACAAATAAGGACAGTGTTGACAAAGGGAGTGGCTGGCATTGGAAAAACCGTTTCCGTCCAAAAGTTTATTCTCGACTGGGCTGAAGGAAAAGCTAATGAAGATATTCATTTCATATTCCCGATTCCATTTCGGGTGTTGAACTTGATGTCCCAGAGAAATCTCAGTCTGATGGATCTAATTCATCAGCTTTTCACTGAGACAAGACACTTGACTGCAACAACTCTACTTGGCAATGATGATCACAAAGTCCTGTTCATTTTTGACGGTCTGGATGAGTATCGTCTCTCTCTAGATTTCCAGAACAACAAGATCTGTCACGATGTGACGGAGCCAACGTCGGTGGATGTGCTACTGACAAACTTGATCAAGGGGAATCTGCTTCCCTCAGCTCTTCTCTGGGCCACTTCCCGGCCAGCAGCCAGCAGTCAAATCCCCTCAGAATGCATCGACCAACTGACGGAAGTCCGAGGTTTCACTGGCCCTCAGAGGGAGGAGTACTTCAGGAAGAGAATCAGTGACGAGAACCTGGCCCACAGAACAATCACTCACCTGAGGTCATCCAGAAGCCTCTACATTATGTGCCACATTCCAGTCCTGTGTTGTCTCACAGCCACTGTTCTGGAAAGAATGTTGAGTAACGTAGAGAATGGAGAGGCCCCCAGGACTTtgacacaaatatacacacggTTCCTGAGCATTCAGATAGACATCAAAAAAgagaaatacacagagaaagacaaggATGATGACATGATTTTCAAACTCGGGAAACTGGCTTTTGAGCAGTTGGAGAAGGGCAATCTCATCTTCTATGAGGCAGACCTAAAGGAGTGTGGCATTGATGTTACAGAGGCATCAGTGTATTCAGGACTGTGCACTCAGATCTTCAGAGAAGAATTGAGCCTGCATTACGGAAAGGTGTTCTGCTTTGTGCATCTGAGCATTCAGGAGTACCTTGCCGCTTTGTATGTGCTTCTCTGCTTCGGCAGAAACATACCTGCCAAACTCCAGCCTTCCCAGCTTTTAGCACTCTTCCAAGCTCCAACTCTTTTCGACCTGCACAAGGCTACTGTGGATCTGGCTATGCAGAATGAGAATGGTCATCTGGACCTTTTCCTCCGTTTCCTGTTGGGCCTCTCACTGGATTCCAATCGGGCTCTTTTACAAAACTTTCTTCCAGAGACATGGGGTCAGTATCACAAGTCGGATCAAACCGTCCAGTACATCAAACAGCAGATCAGGAAGAATCCATCTGCACTGCTAGAGAACTCTAAGTACTCCAGGAGTTCTTCGGTACGAATGATCAATCTCTTCTACTCTCTGAATGAGCTGAATCATCACGCTGTGGTGGAGTTCATTGACAAGGCCTCAGGGTCAGGAACAGTCACTGTAGTGATGCTTTTATCGGGGGAATGGAACACAAGGAAGTTTGTCTTTAAGGTGTCAGAAGAGGAGCTGGATGATTTTGACCTGCAGAAGTACATAAAGTCACCAGAGAAAGATTTGACGGAATTTCTGAGTCCGGACGAGGTGCTTCAGAGGCTGCCTCCATTGGTCACAGCATCAATGTCAGCGGA CCTCGTTAACTCCAAGCTCTCAGAGAAAAGCTGTGCATCTCTGGCATCAGCTTTAAGATCGGAATCTTCAGACCTCAAAGAACTAAAGCTGAATGGCAATGAGCTGAAGGACTCAGGACTGAAAGTTCTGTGTTCTGCACTTAGTCATCAGAACTGCAAACTGGTGAAACTAGA GCTTATTGGCTGTAAGTTATCCGAGAGAAGCTGTTCTTATATGGCCTCAGCCCTCACCTCCAGTTCCTCAAGTCTGAGGGAGCTGAACCTGAGTGGCAATGACCTGCTGGATTCAGGAGTGAAACATCTATGCACAGCCCTCTGTAATCCAAACTGCAAACTGGAGACGCTATG GCTTTTTAACTCAAAGCTCACACAGGACAGCTGTGCCTGCTTGGCCTCAGCCCTCAGCTCAAACTCCTCAAGCCTCACTGTGCTGAACCTGCGGTATAATAAACTGAGGGCATCAGATGTTGAGCTGCTATCTGCTCTGGAGAAGAACCCAAACTGTAAATTGAAGACACTACG ATGGAAGTATTGA
- the LOC121719777 gene encoding NACHT, LRR and PYD domains-containing protein 3-like isoform X1 has product MEDPFSGTCVSEDQGAKYEALSPKQQKRAPSPVPSGVSMKSDWSKNDPINFGQGTFHDEESSMQHRRAPSPVPSGVSMKSDWSKNDPISFGQGTFHDEERLQADQQSTRTDSTAQQTLGQRLTLEEQRVQFAHKKYLEVKCRCLIEGISQQRTPRVLNEIYTELYITKGGTGEVNDEHEVRWIERKSWKDAPQGKPIKCNDIFKHSDERSKQIRTVLTKGVAGIGKTVSVQKFILDWAEGKANEDIHFIFPIPFRVLNLMSQRNLSLMDLIHQLFTETRHLTATTLLGNDDHKVLFIFDGLDEYRLSLDFQNNKICHDVTEPTSVDVLLTNLIKGNLLPSALLWATSRPAASSQIPSECIDQLTEVRGFTGPQREEYFRKRISDENLAHRTITHLRSSRSLYIMCHIPVLCCLTATVLERMLSNVENGEAPRTLTQIYTRFLSIQIDIKKEKYTEKDKDDDMIFKLGKLAFEQLEKGNLIFYEADLKECGIDVTEASVYSGLCTQIFREELSLHYGKVFCFVHLSIQEYLAALYVLLCFGRNIPAKLQPSQLLALFQAPTLFDLHKATVDLAMQNENGHLDLFLRFLLGLSLDSNRALLQNFLPETWGQYHKSDQTVQYIKQQIRKNPSALLENSKYSRSSSVRMINLFYSLNELNHHAVVEFIDKASGSGTVTVVMLLSGEWNTRKFVFKVSEEELDDFDLQKYIKSPEKDLTEFLSPDEVLQRLPPLVTASMSADLVNSKLSEKSCASLASALRSESSDLKELKLNGNELKDSGLKVLCSALSHQNCKLVKLELIGCKLSERSCSYMASALTSSSSSLRELNLSGNDLLDSGVKHLCTALCNPNCKLETLWLFNSKLTQDSCACLASALSSNSSSLTVLNLRYNKLRASDVELLSALEKNPNCKLKTLRWKY; this is encoded by the exons ATGGAAGATCCTTTCTCAGGCACATGTGTCTCTGAGGATCAAGGTGCTAAATATGAAGCTTTAAG CCCTAAGCAGCAGAAGCGGGCACCCTCACCTGTACCCAGCGGTGTTTCTATGAAGAGTGATTGGTCAAAGAATGATCCAATCAACTTCGGACAGGGAACCTTTCACGATGAAGAGAG CTCCATGCAACACAGGCGGGCACCCTCACCGGTACCCAGCGGTGTTTCTATGAAGAGTGATTGGTCAAAGAATGATCCAATTAGCTTTGGACAGGGAACCTTTCACGATGAAGAGAG GTTGCAAGCAGACCAGCAGTCCACGAGGACAGACAGTACAGCACAACAAACTTTGGGTCAAAG GCTCACACTGGAGGAGCAAAGAGTCCAGTTTGCCCATAAAAAATATCTGGAAGTCAAATGTCGGTGTCTGATTGAGGGAATCTCACAGCAGAGAACCCCCAGGGTCCTCAATGAGATCTATACTGAGCTCTACATCACAAAAGGGGGAACAGGGGAGGTCAATGATGAACATGAAGTCAGATGGATTGAGAGAAAATCCTGGAAAGATGCACCACAAGGCAAACCAATCAAATGCAATGATATCTTCAAACACTCTGATGAGCGAAGCAAACAAATAAGGACAGTGTTGACAAAGGGAGTGGCTGGCATTGGAAAAACCGTTTCCGTCCAAAAGTTTATTCTCGACTGGGCTGAAGGAAAAGCTAATGAAGATATTCATTTCATATTCCCGATTCCATTTCGGGTGTTGAACTTGATGTCCCAGAGAAATCTCAGTCTGATGGATCTAATTCATCAGCTTTTCACTGAGACAAGACACTTGACTGCAACAACTCTACTTGGCAATGATGATCACAAAGTCCTGTTCATTTTTGACGGTCTGGATGAGTATCGTCTCTCTCTAGATTTCCAGAACAACAAGATCTGTCACGATGTGACGGAGCCAACGTCGGTGGATGTGCTACTGACAAACTTGATCAAGGGGAATCTGCTTCCCTCAGCTCTTCTCTGGGCCACTTCCCGGCCAGCAGCCAGCAGTCAAATCCCCTCAGAATGCATCGACCAACTGACGGAAGTCCGAGGTTTCACTGGCCCTCAGAGGGAGGAGTACTTCAGGAAGAGAATCAGTGACGAGAACCTGGCCCACAGAACAATCACTCACCTGAGGTCATCCAGAAGCCTCTACATTATGTGCCACATTCCAGTCCTGTGTTGTCTCACAGCCACTGTTCTGGAAAGAATGTTGAGTAACGTAGAGAATGGAGAGGCCCCCAGGACTTtgacacaaatatacacacggTTCCTGAGCATTCAGATAGACATCAAAAAAgagaaatacacagagaaagacaaggATGATGACATGATTTTCAAACTCGGGAAACTGGCTTTTGAGCAGTTGGAGAAGGGCAATCTCATCTTCTATGAGGCAGACCTAAAGGAGTGTGGCATTGATGTTACAGAGGCATCAGTGTATTCAGGACTGTGCACTCAGATCTTCAGAGAAGAATTGAGCCTGCATTACGGAAAGGTGTTCTGCTTTGTGCATCTGAGCATTCAGGAGTACCTTGCCGCTTTGTATGTGCTTCTCTGCTTCGGCAGAAACATACCTGCCAAACTCCAGCCTTCCCAGCTTTTAGCACTCTTCCAAGCTCCAACTCTTTTCGACCTGCACAAGGCTACTGTGGATCTGGCTATGCAGAATGAGAATGGTCATCTGGACCTTTTCCTCCGTTTCCTGTTGGGCCTCTCACTGGATTCCAATCGGGCTCTTTTACAAAACTTTCTTCCAGAGACATGGGGTCAGTATCACAAGTCGGATCAAACCGTCCAGTACATCAAACAGCAGATCAGGAAGAATCCATCTGCACTGCTAGAGAACTCTAAGTACTCCAGGAGTTCTTCGGTACGAATGATCAATCTCTTCTACTCTCTGAATGAGCTGAATCATCACGCTGTGGTGGAGTTCATTGACAAGGCCTCAGGGTCAGGAACAGTCACTGTAGTGATGCTTTTATCGGGGGAATGGAACACAAGGAAGTTTGTCTTTAAGGTGTCAGAAGAGGAGCTGGATGATTTTGACCTGCAGAAGTACATAAAGTCACCAGAGAAAGATTTGACGGAATTTCTGAGTCCGGACGAGGTGCTTCAGAGGCTGCCTCCATTGGTCACAGCATCAATGTCAGCGGA CCTCGTTAACTCCAAGCTCTCAGAGAAAAGCTGTGCATCTCTGGCATCAGCTTTAAGATCGGAATCTTCAGACCTCAAAGAACTAAAGCTGAATGGCAATGAGCTGAAGGACTCAGGACTGAAAGTTCTGTGTTCTGCACTTAGTCATCAGAACTGCAAACTGGTGAAACTAGA GCTTATTGGCTGTAAGTTATCCGAGAGAAGCTGTTCTTATATGGCCTCAGCCCTCACCTCCAGTTCCTCAAGTCTGAGGGAGCTGAACCTGAGTGGCAATGACCTGCTGGATTCAGGAGTGAAACATCTATGCACAGCCCTCTGTAATCCAAACTGCAAACTGGAGACGCTATG GCTTTTTAACTCAAAGCTCACACAGGACAGCTGTGCCTGCTTGGCCTCAGCCCTCAGCTCAAACTCCTCAAGCCTCACTGTGCTGAACCTGCGGTATAATAAACTGAGGGCATCAGATGTTGAGCTGCTATCTGCTCTGGAGAAGAACCCAAACTGTAAATTGAAGACACTACG ATGGAAGTATTGA
- the LOC121719777 gene encoding NACHT, LRR and PYD domains-containing protein 3-like isoform X2 → MEDPFSGTCVSEDQGAKYEALSSMQHRRAPSPVPSGVSMKSDWSKNDPISFGQGTFHDEERLQADQQSTRTDSTAQQTLGQRLTLEEQRVQFAHKKYLEVKCRCLIEGISQQRTPRVLNEIYTELYITKGGTGEVNDEHEVRWIERKSWKDAPQGKPIKCNDIFKHSDERSKQIRTVLTKGVAGIGKTVSVQKFILDWAEGKANEDIHFIFPIPFRVLNLMSQRNLSLMDLIHQLFTETRHLTATTLLGNDDHKVLFIFDGLDEYRLSLDFQNNKICHDVTEPTSVDVLLTNLIKGNLLPSALLWATSRPAASSQIPSECIDQLTEVRGFTGPQREEYFRKRISDENLAHRTITHLRSSRSLYIMCHIPVLCCLTATVLERMLSNVENGEAPRTLTQIYTRFLSIQIDIKKEKYTEKDKDDDMIFKLGKLAFEQLEKGNLIFYEADLKECGIDVTEASVYSGLCTQIFREELSLHYGKVFCFVHLSIQEYLAALYVLLCFGRNIPAKLQPSQLLALFQAPTLFDLHKATVDLAMQNENGHLDLFLRFLLGLSLDSNRALLQNFLPETWGQYHKSDQTVQYIKQQIRKNPSALLENSKYSRSSSVRMINLFYSLNELNHHAVVEFIDKASGSGTVTVVMLLSGEWNTRKFVFKVSEEELDDFDLQKYIKSPEKDLTEFLSPDEVLQRLPPLVTASMSADLVNSKLSEKSCASLASALRSESSDLKELKLNGNELKDSGLKVLCSALSHQNCKLVKLELIGCKLSERSCSYMASALTSSSSSLRELNLSGNDLLDSGVKHLCTALCNPNCKLETLWLFNSKLTQDSCACLASALSSNSSSLTVLNLRYNKLRASDVELLSALEKNPNCKLKTLRWKY, encoded by the exons ATGGAAGATCCTTTCTCAGGCACATGTGTCTCTGAGGATCAAGGTGCTAAATATGAAGCTTTAAG CTCCATGCAACACAGGCGGGCACCCTCACCGGTACCCAGCGGTGTTTCTATGAAGAGTGATTGGTCAAAGAATGATCCAATTAGCTTTGGACAGGGAACCTTTCACGATGAAGAGAG GTTGCAAGCAGACCAGCAGTCCACGAGGACAGACAGTACAGCACAACAAACTTTGGGTCAAAG GCTCACACTGGAGGAGCAAAGAGTCCAGTTTGCCCATAAAAAATATCTGGAAGTCAAATGTCGGTGTCTGATTGAGGGAATCTCACAGCAGAGAACCCCCAGGGTCCTCAATGAGATCTATACTGAGCTCTACATCACAAAAGGGGGAACAGGGGAGGTCAATGATGAACATGAAGTCAGATGGATTGAGAGAAAATCCTGGAAAGATGCACCACAAGGCAAACCAATCAAATGCAATGATATCTTCAAACACTCTGATGAGCGAAGCAAACAAATAAGGACAGTGTTGACAAAGGGAGTGGCTGGCATTGGAAAAACCGTTTCCGTCCAAAAGTTTATTCTCGACTGGGCTGAAGGAAAAGCTAATGAAGATATTCATTTCATATTCCCGATTCCATTTCGGGTGTTGAACTTGATGTCCCAGAGAAATCTCAGTCTGATGGATCTAATTCATCAGCTTTTCACTGAGACAAGACACTTGACTGCAACAACTCTACTTGGCAATGATGATCACAAAGTCCTGTTCATTTTTGACGGTCTGGATGAGTATCGTCTCTCTCTAGATTTCCAGAACAACAAGATCTGTCACGATGTGACGGAGCCAACGTCGGTGGATGTGCTACTGACAAACTTGATCAAGGGGAATCTGCTTCCCTCAGCTCTTCTCTGGGCCACTTCCCGGCCAGCAGCCAGCAGTCAAATCCCCTCAGAATGCATCGACCAACTGACGGAAGTCCGAGGTTTCACTGGCCCTCAGAGGGAGGAGTACTTCAGGAAGAGAATCAGTGACGAGAACCTGGCCCACAGAACAATCACTCACCTGAGGTCATCCAGAAGCCTCTACATTATGTGCCACATTCCAGTCCTGTGTTGTCTCACAGCCACTGTTCTGGAAAGAATGTTGAGTAACGTAGAGAATGGAGAGGCCCCCAGGACTTtgacacaaatatacacacggTTCCTGAGCATTCAGATAGACATCAAAAAAgagaaatacacagagaaagacaaggATGATGACATGATTTTCAAACTCGGGAAACTGGCTTTTGAGCAGTTGGAGAAGGGCAATCTCATCTTCTATGAGGCAGACCTAAAGGAGTGTGGCATTGATGTTACAGAGGCATCAGTGTATTCAGGACTGTGCACTCAGATCTTCAGAGAAGAATTGAGCCTGCATTACGGAAAGGTGTTCTGCTTTGTGCATCTGAGCATTCAGGAGTACCTTGCCGCTTTGTATGTGCTTCTCTGCTTCGGCAGAAACATACCTGCCAAACTCCAGCCTTCCCAGCTTTTAGCACTCTTCCAAGCTCCAACTCTTTTCGACCTGCACAAGGCTACTGTGGATCTGGCTATGCAGAATGAGAATGGTCATCTGGACCTTTTCCTCCGTTTCCTGTTGGGCCTCTCACTGGATTCCAATCGGGCTCTTTTACAAAACTTTCTTCCAGAGACATGGGGTCAGTATCACAAGTCGGATCAAACCGTCCAGTACATCAAACAGCAGATCAGGAAGAATCCATCTGCACTGCTAGAGAACTCTAAGTACTCCAGGAGTTCTTCGGTACGAATGATCAATCTCTTCTACTCTCTGAATGAGCTGAATCATCACGCTGTGGTGGAGTTCATTGACAAGGCCTCAGGGTCAGGAACAGTCACTGTAGTGATGCTTTTATCGGGGGAATGGAACACAAGGAAGTTTGTCTTTAAGGTGTCAGAAGAGGAGCTGGATGATTTTGACCTGCAGAAGTACATAAAGTCACCAGAGAAAGATTTGACGGAATTTCTGAGTCCGGACGAGGTGCTTCAGAGGCTGCCTCCATTGGTCACAGCATCAATGTCAGCGGA CCTCGTTAACTCCAAGCTCTCAGAGAAAAGCTGTGCATCTCTGGCATCAGCTTTAAGATCGGAATCTTCAGACCTCAAAGAACTAAAGCTGAATGGCAATGAGCTGAAGGACTCAGGACTGAAAGTTCTGTGTTCTGCACTTAGTCATCAGAACTGCAAACTGGTGAAACTAGA GCTTATTGGCTGTAAGTTATCCGAGAGAAGCTGTTCTTATATGGCCTCAGCCCTCACCTCCAGTTCCTCAAGTCTGAGGGAGCTGAACCTGAGTGGCAATGACCTGCTGGATTCAGGAGTGAAACATCTATGCACAGCCCTCTGTAATCCAAACTGCAAACTGGAGACGCTATG GCTTTTTAACTCAAAGCTCACACAGGACAGCTGTGCCTGCTTGGCCTCAGCCCTCAGCTCAAACTCCTCAAGCCTCACTGTGCTGAACCTGCGGTATAATAAACTGAGGGCATCAGATGTTGAGCTGCTATCTGCTCTGGAGAAGAACCCAAACTGTAAATTGAAGACACTACG ATGGAAGTATTGA